One window of Robiginitalea biformata HTCC2501 genomic DNA carries:
- a CDS encoding DUF4212 domain-containing protein: MDKDSRQAHATRYWKANLRIVAVLLLIWFAVSFGAGILLREWLDQFRLGGFGLGFWFAQQGSIYVFVVLIFVYVYLMNRLDAKYRFDG, from the coding sequence ATGGATAAAGATTCCCGCCAGGCGCATGCCACCCGTTATTGGAAAGCCAACCTCAGAATTGTCGCAGTACTCCTGCTTATTTGGTTTGCCGTTTCTTTCGGTGCAGGCATCCTGTTGCGCGAGTGGTTGGACCAGTTTCGCCTGGGCGGTTTTGGCCTGGGGTTCTGGTTCGCCCAGCAAGGGTCCATCTATGTTTTTGTAGTCCTGATTTTCGTCTACGTCTACCTGATGAACCGGCTGGACGCCAAATACCGATTCGACGGATAA
- a CDS encoding (2Fe-2S)-binding protein: MTLRLLVNGEERTIQLENGQIPLLSVIRDYLGLKGTKFGCGKAACGACTIHIEGRGVRSCTYPAAMAEGKSITTIEGLGSREAPHPVQQAWIEEVVPQCGYCQPGFMMATAALLRENPAPTNDDIDKAITNICRCGTYFRMRRAIHRAATLVTEGKDSDPDRAAEKVPSRPDIKKTAQK, from the coding sequence GTGACATTGCGTCTTCTGGTGAACGGGGAAGAGCGGACCATACAGCTCGAAAACGGGCAAATCCCGCTTTTGTCGGTCATCCGGGATTACCTGGGTTTAAAAGGGACCAAGTTTGGTTGCGGGAAAGCTGCCTGCGGAGCGTGCACAATCCACATTGAGGGCCGGGGGGTGCGGTCCTGCACGTATCCGGCGGCAATGGCCGAGGGGAAATCCATTACCACCATCGAGGGCCTCGGGTCGCGGGAGGCTCCACACCCGGTGCAACAGGCCTGGATAGAAGAGGTGGTTCCCCAATGCGGGTATTGCCAACCCGGTTTTATGATGGCCACCGCTGCCCTGCTCCGGGAAAATCCTGCCCCCACCAATGACGACATCGATAAAGCCATCACAAATATCTGCCGGTGCGGCACCTACTTTCGGATGCGCCGGGCCATCCACCGTGCCGCAACCCTGGTGACGGAGGGAAAGGACTCCGACCCGGACCGGGCCGCGGAGAAAGTACCTTCCCGCCCGGATATTAAAAAAACAGCACAGAAATAA
- the acs gene encoding acetate--CoA ligase, whose amino-acid sequence MSNYHIKHLEEYFQVYRKSVRDPEAFWEEIAEEHFVWRKKWDRVLRWDFKKPEVAWFEGARLNITENCLDRHLPVRGDKTAILFEPNDPSGEAQHITYKELHERVCRMANVLKEHGVKKGDRICIYLPMIPELAVAVLACARIGAIHSVVFAGFSSNALATRINDSDCKLVITSDGSYRGAKTLNLKSIVDTALEDCPGVDTVLVARRTGEEVAMKDGRDKWLQPLLDEAYADCVAEIMDAEDPLFILYTSGSTGKPKGMVHSCGGYMVYTAYTFKNIFQYREQDVYWCTADIGWITGHSYIVYGPLANGATTVMFEGVPSYPDYGRFWEVVEKHRVNQFYTAPTAIRALAKESLDYVEKYDLSSLKVLGSVGEPINEEAWHWYNNNIGRNKCPIVDTWWQTETGGIMISPIPFVTPTTPTFATLPFIGIQPALMDEEGNEIKGNQVSGRLCIKFPWPSMARTIWGNHDRYRDTYFSAYADKYFTGDGASRDAVGYYRITGRVDDVIIVSGHNLGTAPIEDSINEHPAVAESAIVGFPHDVKGNALYGFVILKETGESRNRENLHKEINQQITEQIGPIAKLDKIQFVPGLPKTRSGKIMRRILRKIAAGQTDDLGDISTLLNPEVVQEIIDQAEV is encoded by the coding sequence ATGAGTAACTACCATATCAAACACCTGGAGGAGTATTTCCAGGTGTATCGCAAATCTGTACGGGACCCGGAAGCCTTTTGGGAGGAAATCGCCGAAGAGCACTTTGTCTGGCGAAAGAAATGGGACCGGGTTTTGCGCTGGGACTTCAAGAAACCCGAAGTGGCCTGGTTTGAAGGAGCCCGGCTGAATATTACCGAAAACTGCCTGGACCGGCACCTGCCTGTGCGGGGCGATAAAACCGCTATCCTCTTTGAGCCCAACGACCCGTCCGGGGAGGCCCAGCACATCACCTATAAGGAATTGCACGAACGCGTGTGCCGGATGGCCAATGTACTGAAGGAACACGGCGTGAAAAAGGGCGACCGCATCTGCATCTACCTGCCTATGATCCCGGAACTGGCCGTCGCTGTACTGGCCTGTGCGCGGATCGGGGCCATCCACTCCGTGGTTTTTGCCGGTTTCTCCTCCAACGCGCTGGCTACCCGTATCAACGACAGCGATTGCAAACTGGTCATCACCTCCGACGGTTCTTACCGGGGTGCAAAAACCCTCAACTTGAAAAGTATCGTGGATACGGCCCTGGAAGATTGCCCGGGGGTGGATACCGTACTGGTGGCGCGGCGCACCGGGGAAGAGGTAGCCATGAAGGACGGCCGGGACAAATGGCTGCAGCCCCTGTTGGACGAGGCGTATGCGGATTGCGTGGCCGAAATCATGGATGCGGAAGACCCGCTCTTTATCCTGTATACCTCCGGTTCCACCGGCAAACCCAAGGGGATGGTACACAGTTGCGGGGGGTATATGGTCTACACGGCCTATACTTTTAAGAATATTTTCCAGTACCGGGAACAGGACGTGTACTGGTGCACGGCGGATATTGGTTGGATTACCGGCCATTCCTACATCGTCTACGGCCCGCTGGCCAACGGGGCTACCACGGTGATGTTTGAGGGGGTGCCTTCCTATCCGGACTACGGCCGGTTCTGGGAGGTGGTGGAAAAACACCGGGTTAACCAGTTTTATACGGCACCCACGGCCATCCGCGCCCTGGCCAAGGAAAGCCTGGACTATGTGGAGAAGTACGACCTGTCTTCCCTGAAGGTCCTGGGCTCTGTGGGGGAACCCATCAACGAGGAAGCCTGGCACTGGTACAACAACAACATCGGGCGGAACAAGTGCCCGATTGTGGATACCTGGTGGCAGACCGAAACCGGGGGGATCATGATCAGCCCCATCCCGTTTGTCACCCCCACCACGCCCACCTTTGCTACCCTGCCGTTTATCGGCATCCAGCCGGCCCTGATGGACGAGGAAGGGAATGAGATCAAGGGGAACCAGGTAAGCGGCCGTTTGTGCATCAAATTCCCATGGCCCTCCATGGCCCGTACCATCTGGGGCAACCACGATCGCTACCGGGACACCTATTTCTCGGCCTATGCGGACAAATACTTTACAGGGGACGGCGCCTCAAGGGACGCCGTGGGTTATTACCGGATTACGGGTCGCGTGGACGATGTGATCATCGTGAGCGGACACAACCTGGGGACTGCGCCCATCGAGGACAGCATCAACGAACACCCGGCTGTGGCCGAATCGGCCATTGTGGGCTTTCCCCACGACGTCAAGGGGAACGCGCTCTATGGGTTTGTCATCCTTAAGGAAACCGGGGAATCCCGGAACCGGGAAAACCTGCACAAGGAAATCAACCAGCAGATCACCGAACAGATCGGCCCGATTGCCAAGCTGGACAAGATCCAGTTTGTCCCCGGCCTGCCCAAGACCCGGAGCGGCAAGATCATGCGTCGGATCC
- a CDS encoding exodeoxyribonuclease III, with product MKIISWNVNGIRAISGKGFAGHIEDLDPDVLCLQEIKADTEIVEEIAGQLPGYAVHVHPAEKKGYSGTALLLKNAEAGVDRGPETDLLQGEGRILRADLGDFNLVNTYVPNSGANLKRLDFREEWDAAFLEYLNGLRDHKPLVLCGDLNVAHRPIDLKNDKANYNKTAGYTQREIDGMDRLHQSGLIDIFRKRHPDEVAYTYWSYRFGARKRNVGWRLDYFLISPELEGRVAGTPIYHNIEGSDHCPIGLELDA from the coding sequence ATGAAAATTATATCCTGGAACGTCAATGGCATCCGCGCAATTTCCGGCAAGGGATTCGCCGGGCATATTGAAGACCTGGACCCGGATGTCCTGTGTTTGCAGGAGATCAAGGCAGATACCGAAATCGTGGAGGAGATAGCCGGTCAGCTCCCGGGATACGCTGTTCACGTACACCCGGCTGAAAAAAAAGGGTATTCCGGTACGGCCCTGCTGCTTAAGAATGCGGAAGCGGGGGTAGACCGCGGGCCGGAAACCGACCTGCTTCAGGGCGAAGGCCGCATTCTGCGAGCGGACCTCGGTGATTTCAACCTGGTAAATACGTATGTTCCGAACTCTGGAGCCAACCTGAAACGACTGGATTTCCGGGAAGAATGGGATGCGGCCTTCCTGGAATACCTCAACGGGCTGCGCGACCACAAACCGCTGGTTCTCTGTGGCGACCTGAACGTGGCGCACCGGCCGATAGACCTGAAAAACGACAAGGCCAACTACAACAAGACGGCCGGGTATACCCAACGGGAGATCGACGGAATGGACCGGCTGCATCAGAGCGGCCTGATCGACATCTTCCGGAAACGCCACCCGGACGAGGTGGCCTATACTTACTGGAGTTACCGTTTTGGCGCCCGGAAACGCAATGTGGGGTGGCGGCTCGATTATTTCCTGATCAGCCCCGAGTTGGAAGGCCGCGTTGCCGGTACGCCCATTTATCACAACATTGAAGGTTCGGACCACTGTCCGATTGGATTGGAGTTGGATGCCTGA
- a CDS encoding sugar phosphate isomerase/epimerase family protein gives MLKHSISFVLSSCCLFAALLVSSCGGDAGQPAPGATLYTVRNLMDEDPKGTLKQVADIGYVNIEGTNYADGKFYGMEPEEFKSYLGELGLQPLSVHQGGVTMENADQMIADTKAAGFRYFVIPVPPMGHFTFDPETRTLGMQGTIQEVTDIINTLAEKCDAAGLELLYHNHDFEFKPNEEGIVPIEYMLENTDPDLVNFQMDLYWVTRAGADPLAYFDKYPGRFKIWHVKDMDEQGRFAPVGTGTIDFASILAAKEKAGMEYYIVEQDMTFDGMEPLEAITTSFKNLEEIGFR, from the coding sequence ATGCTAAAACATTCTATTTCCTTCGTCCTGAGCTCCTGCTGCCTCTTTGCAGCGCTGCTCGTTTCCTCATGTGGTGGGGATGCGGGCCAGCCCGCACCGGGAGCCACACTCTACACGGTTCGCAACCTGATGGATGAAGACCCGAAAGGCACATTAAAGCAGGTAGCCGACATCGGCTATGTAAACATTGAAGGCACCAATTATGCCGATGGAAAGTTTTACGGCATGGAGCCGGAGGAGTTTAAATCCTACCTCGGGGAGTTGGGGCTGCAGCCCCTGAGCGTACACCAGGGTGGGGTCACAATGGAAAACGCCGACCAGATGATTGCCGACACCAAAGCCGCCGGATTCCGGTACTTCGTGATCCCGGTGCCCCCCATGGGCCACTTTACTTTCGATCCTGAAACGCGGACACTCGGGATGCAGGGCACCATTCAGGAAGTGACGGACATCATCAATACGCTGGCCGAGAAATGCGATGCAGCAGGCCTGGAACTACTTTACCACAACCACGATTTTGAGTTTAAGCCCAACGAGGAGGGAATCGTGCCCATTGAATATATGCTGGAGAATACAGATCCGGACCTGGTCAATTTCCAGATGGACCTGTACTGGGTGACACGTGCAGGGGCAGACCCACTGGCCTATTTTGACAAATACCCGGGACGCTTTAAAATCTGGCACGTCAAGGACATGGACGAGCAGGGCCGTTTTGCGCCTGTTGGCACCGGCACCATCGATTTTGCGAGCATCCTGGCAGCAAAAGAAAAGGCCGGGATGGAATATTACATTGTGGAGCAGGACATGACCTTCGATGGGATGGAACCGCTTGAAGCCATTACCACCAGCTTTAAAAACCTGGAGGAGATCGGATTCAGGTAA
- a CDS encoding response regulator, with amino-acid sequence MYKQIYLVDDENLVNTINTIHFRQLGLEDKVRSFTNPELALDDLRFREDTSQRTLILLDVNMPEMTGFEFLEFMELEEFGTNNEVLLVTSSDSQEDMETARQFAQYVKGFITKPLRIDHLEAYLQQASIPSRLVG; translated from the coding sequence ATGTACAAGCAGATCTATTTGGTGGATGATGAAAATTTGGTAAACACAATCAACACAATCCACTTTCGGCAACTGGGCCTGGAAGACAAGGTTCGCTCCTTCACGAACCCTGAATTGGCCCTGGACGACCTGAGGTTCCGGGAAGATACCAGCCAACGCACCCTGATCCTGCTGGATGTCAACATGCCCGAAATGACCGGGTTTGAGTTTCTGGAGTTTATGGAACTCGAGGAATTCGGCACCAATAACGAAGTCTTGCTCGTCACCTCTTCAGACAGTCAGGAAGACATGGAAACAGCCCGGCAATTTGCCCAGTACGTAAAAGGATTTATTACCAAGCCCCTGCGCATCGATCACCTGGAAGCCTATCTCCAACAGGCGAGTATTCCAAGCCGGTTGGTTGGATAA
- a CDS encoding sodium:solute symporter family protein, with amino-acid sequence MDVQTWTYLLVALSFALYIGIAIWSRAASTKDFYVAGGGVSPLANGMATAADWMSAASFISMAGIIAFAGYDGSVYLMGWTGGYVLLALLLAPYLRKFGRFTVPDFIGERYYSKTARIVAVMCALLVSFTYVAGQMRGVGVVFSRFLEVDINTGVIIGMVIVLFYAVLGGMKGITYTQVAQYCVLIFAFMVPAIFISIQMTGNPVPQIGMGSALADGSGTYLLDKLDGLSTELGFAAYTDGTKSLTDIFCITLALMVGTAGLPHVIVRFFTVRRVRDARKSAGLALLFIAILYTTAPAVSVFAKTNLLKTVSDRPYEEMPAWFKNWEKTGLLVFEDKNADGRVQYVAGESNELIVDRDIMVLANPEIAALPAWVIALVAAGGLAAALSTAAGLLLVISSSISHDLIKNVFRPDITEKQELWLARGAATVAVVIAGYFGINPPDFVAAVVALAFGLAAASFFPAILLGIFYKRMNSKGAVSGMVVGISLMLFYMLKFKFGLFDGGKEAVDALEPEWWFGVSPEGFGSLAMVANFATALLVNAFTAPPPQDVQDLVENIRTPEGAPPAGGH; translated from the coding sequence TTGGACGTTCAAACCTGGACCTACCTGCTGGTCGCCCTTTCCTTTGCCCTGTACATCGGCATCGCCATTTGGTCGCGTGCCGCATCCACCAAAGATTTTTACGTCGCCGGGGGAGGCGTTTCCCCCCTGGCCAACGGGATGGCCACCGCCGCCGACTGGATGTCGGCCGCGTCGTTTATCTCCATGGCCGGCATCATCGCCTTTGCGGGATACGACGGCTCGGTATACCTGATGGGGTGGACAGGCGGCTACGTGTTGCTCGCCCTGTTGCTGGCCCCTTACCTGCGGAAATTCGGGCGCTTTACGGTTCCCGATTTTATCGGGGAGCGCTATTACAGCAAAACGGCCCGGATTGTTGCGGTGATGTGTGCGCTCCTGGTGTCCTTTACCTATGTAGCCGGGCAAATGCGCGGGGTGGGGGTGGTCTTTTCCCGTTTCCTGGAAGTGGATATCAACACGGGGGTAATCATCGGGATGGTGATTGTACTGTTTTACGCAGTCCTCGGGGGTATGAAGGGGATTACCTATACGCAGGTGGCCCAGTATTGCGTACTGATCTTTGCCTTTATGGTACCGGCCATATTTATCTCCATCCAGATGACCGGGAACCCCGTCCCGCAAATCGGTATGGGATCTGCCCTTGCCGACGGGTCGGGCACCTACCTGCTCGATAAACTGGACGGGCTCTCCACGGAACTCGGCTTTGCCGCTTACACAGACGGGACCAAGAGCCTGACCGACATTTTCTGCATCACCCTGGCCCTGATGGTGGGAACGGCCGGCCTGCCGCATGTGATCGTCCGGTTCTTTACCGTGCGCCGCGTTCGGGACGCGCGGAAATCGGCCGGCCTGGCCCTGTTGTTTATCGCCATCCTCTATACCACGGCCCCGGCCGTTTCGGTTTTTGCCAAAACCAACCTGCTTAAGACAGTCAGCGACCGGCCCTATGAGGAAATGCCTGCCTGGTTCAAAAACTGGGAGAAAACGGGATTGCTGGTTTTCGAGGATAAGAATGCCGACGGGCGGGTGCAGTATGTGGCCGGGGAATCCAACGAATTGATAGTAGACCGGGATATTATGGTGCTGGCCAACCCGGAGATTGCCGCCCTGCCCGCCTGGGTGATTGCCCTGGTGGCCGCCGGGGGTCTCGCTGCAGCGCTTTCCACGGCTGCGGGCCTGTTGCTGGTGATCAGTTCCTCGATTTCCCACGACCTGATCAAGAATGTCTTCCGTCCCGACATCACCGAAAAGCAGGAACTTTGGCTGGCCCGGGGGGCCGCGACGGTTGCTGTGGTCATTGCCGGGTATTTCGGGATCAACCCGCCGGACTTTGTCGCAGCGGTGGTGGCCCTGGCTTTTGGCCTGGCCGCCGCCTCCTTTTTTCCGGCCATCCTCCTGGGCATATTTTACAAACGGATGAATAGCAAGGGGGCCGTTTCCGGCATGGTTGTGGGCATTTCCCTGATGCTGTTCTACATGCTGAAATTTAAATTCGGACTCTTTGACGGGGGGAAAGAGGCGGTGGACGCCCTGGAACCCGAGTGGTGGTTCGGGGTTTCCCCGGAAGGCTTTGGTTCCCTGGCCATGGTGGCCAATTTTGCCACGGCCCTGCTGGTGAATGCCTTTACGGCACCTCCCCCTCAAGATGTGCAGGACCTGGTGGAAAATATCCGCACCCCTGAGGGCGCACCGCCTGCCGGCGGGCACTGA
- a CDS encoding pyridoxamine 5'-phosphate oxidase family protein: MKSNTSEHIGNLGDREAREVLRRNFIGSLAYLAQGAPHVLPITYFYDEESGFLISYSSEGHKIRAMRENPAVALGVYEMDTGARWKSVMVHGSYLELSQIDAKTYLKRFSGGIRKILAARGVDGQAFIQDFSSKARDGQIPLVYCIRIEDWTGKCRHS; this comes from the coding sequence ATGAAATCAAACACATCTGAACATATCGGAAACCTGGGAGACCGCGAGGCTCGGGAAGTGCTCCGTCGGAATTTTATCGGCTCGCTCGCTTACCTGGCCCAGGGCGCGCCCCATGTACTTCCCATTACGTATTTCTACGACGAAGAATCCGGCTTCCTCATCAGTTACAGTTCAGAGGGCCATAAAATTAGGGCAATGCGGGAGAACCCTGCAGTGGCCCTTGGCGTATACGAAATGGATACCGGGGCGCGATGGAAATCCGTCATGGTCCACGGCAGCTACCTGGAGTTGAGTCAAATCGACGCCAAAACCTACCTCAAGCGATTCTCCGGGGGAATCCGGAAGATACTGGCAGCCCGGGGTGTTGACGGCCAGGCGTTCATCCAGGATTTTTCGAGTAAGGCGCGTGACGGCCAGATCCCACTGGTCTATTGTATCCGTATCGAGGACTGGACGGGGAAATGCCGCCATTCCTAA
- a CDS encoding TlpA family protein disulfide reductase — MKLSKRTGIRIGLLLAIAAILIATGTHKRLVQGINYRLLEWGLRTPRSVHPDVFTPQPFTPDMARELQLVDETGRVVSLPEAMGNQTAFINKWATWCAPCIAEMPGIESLYEASGGDIAFVMISTDADFETAKAFKARKGYAFPVYTLASAEPGYLYSRSIPVTFLVPPQMDTIYRFEGMRDYDTPEFKAFLNGLGNER, encoded by the coding sequence ATGAAACTTTCAAAAAGAACAGGGATTCGCATCGGTTTGCTGTTGGCCATTGCAGCTATTCTCATCGCCACCGGCACCCACAAGCGCCTGGTACAGGGAATCAATTACCGGCTGCTCGAATGGGGCCTGCGGACCCCCCGTTCCGTGCACCCCGATGTTTTTACCCCCCAGCCTTTTACCCCGGATATGGCCCGGGAACTGCAGCTGGTAGATGAAACGGGCCGCGTGGTATCCCTCCCGGAAGCCATGGGCAACCAAACGGCATTTATCAACAAATGGGCTACGTGGTGCGCCCCCTGCATCGCGGAAATGCCCGGAATCGAAAGCCTGTACGAAGCATCCGGCGGCGACATCGCCTTTGTGATGATCTCCACGGATGCCGATTTTGAAACGGCAAAGGCCTTCAAGGCGCGCAAAGGGTATGCCTTCCCTGTATATACCCTGGCATCCGCCGAGCCCGGATATCTATATTCCCGCAGTATCCCGGTGACCTTCCTGGTCCCGCCGCAAATGGATACGATTTACCGGTTTGAAGGCATGCGCGATTACGACACCCCGGAATTCAAAGCATTCCTCAACGGGCTGGGCAACGAAAGATAA